Proteins encoded together in one Thermoplasmatales archaeon BRNA1 window:
- a CDS encoding Small-conductance mechanosensitive channel: MFKGRAKYIAGALAVLALLMLAAVPFGSDDSSAINEHIGSTDVRYVYDENTKITVPAGEATTFVLVIYNDNVSSGATVTICASCDGNIKVDPMNSGLITVDKESFQSVTLTLDADHYAPTGDYSLDIRITDLTDAGEPYAEFSVVFHVSSNLTSEKYNKFLGWFPNELDGALGSVWFTAAVSFVGLLLIGYAAMFIAVPVCSRIVMKKDDPQRKVLKKLLYRLCQVIVWLWVVGQVFRILGTSEEIIDLINRLFYLAYIVVGVVVGWQLYKLIIDTVVRRLVVRADEYDIDRKTDFESFRPLFLYIGEIIIAIVATMLIMSLLGFNLTAIITSAGLVSLGISMGAQDVLKQFFSGLEILATRPFKKGDLITVGTDTTIYRVRRVNVMNTFLENWDNTDVSIMPNSLITTNKIQNITRETLVTKVYITVDVAYGSDVNLVRTLMQQAANENHHVINDGSVTRPYTRLEAFGESNLNVKMGFYVDNFSSKWAISGQIRQSIIEKFAANNVSIDYQQIVIHEGEPRTRDEAAKDPEGSIDE; the protein is encoded by the coding sequence ATGTTCAAAGGCAGGGCGAAATACATCGCAGGCGCACTCGCAGTTCTAGCTTTGCTGATGCTTGCAGCCGTGCCTTTCGGGTCCGACGACTCATCTGCGATCAACGAACACATCGGTTCCACCGACGTCAGATACGTCTACGACGAGAACACCAAGATAACCGTCCCCGCCGGAGAGGCCACGACCTTCGTGCTCGTCATCTACAACGACAACGTCTCCAGCGGCGCCACCGTTACCATCTGCGCATCCTGCGACGGGAACATCAAGGTCGATCCGATGAACTCCGGACTCATCACAGTCGACAAGGAAAGCTTCCAATCGGTCACCCTGACCCTGGATGCCGACCACTACGCTCCCACCGGGGATTATTCCCTCGACATCAGGATCACCGACCTGACCGATGCCGGCGAGCCCTATGCGGAGTTCTCCGTCGTATTCCATGTCTCCTCCAACCTCACCTCGGAGAAGTACAACAAGTTCCTCGGATGGTTCCCGAACGAACTCGACGGCGCGCTCGGCAGCGTCTGGTTCACCGCCGCGGTCTCCTTCGTCGGACTCCTGCTGATCGGATATGCGGCAATGTTCATCGCGGTCCCGGTATGCTCCAGGATCGTCATGAAGAAGGACGACCCCCAGAGGAAGGTCCTCAAGAAGCTCCTATACCGCCTGTGCCAGGTCATCGTATGGCTCTGGGTCGTCGGACAGGTGTTCCGTATCCTCGGTACCAGCGAGGAGATCATCGACCTCATCAACAGGCTGTTCTACCTCGCCTACATCGTCGTCGGGGTCGTCGTCGGATGGCAGCTGTACAAGCTCATCATCGACACCGTCGTGAGGAGACTGGTCGTCAGGGCCGATGAATACGACATCGACAGGAAGACCGACTTCGAGAGCTTCCGCCCCCTGTTCCTGTACATCGGCGAGATCATCATCGCCATCGTCGCGACCATGCTCATCATGAGCCTTCTCGGATTCAACCTCACGGCGATCATCACCTCCGCCGGACTGGTGTCCCTCGGAATCTCCATGGGTGCCCAGGACGTCCTCAAGCAGTTCTTCAGCGGTCTCGAGATCCTCGCCACCCGCCCGTTCAAGAAGGGCGACCTCATCACCGTCGGAACGGATACAACCATCTACCGCGTCCGCCGCGTCAACGTGATGAACACCTTCCTGGAGAACTGGGATAACACCGACGTCAGCATCATGCCCAACAGCCTGATCACCACCAACAAAATCCAGAACATCACCCGCGAGACCCTGGTCACCAAGGTCTACATCACCGTGGACGTCGCCTACGGATCGGACGTCAACCTGGTCCGCACCCTCATGCAGCAGGCCGCCAACGAGAACCACCACGTCATCAACGACGGGAGCGTCACCCGCCCGTACACCCGTCTCGAGGCGTTCGGCGAGAGCAACCTCAACGTGAAGATGGGATTCTACGTGGACAACTTCAGCTCCAAGTGGGCCATCAGCGGACAGATAAGGCAGTCCATCATCGAGAAGTTCGCCGCCAACAACGTCTCCATCGACTACCAGCAGATCGTCATCCACGAGGGCGAACCCAGGACCCGCGACGAGGCCGCCAAGGACCCCGAGGGCAGCATCGACGAATGA
- a CDS encoding Transcriptional regulator has product MIDNLDKRILEIMKKDSRCPYVEIAEKLGVSEGTVRSRVHKMTEDGIIRGFTIKTSSKNVKALVEIMIDVNTDTEDIAKDLAKYEGVTEVLEITGDQDIIAIVDVESPQSLNELIEKVRKYKNVKSTMTRLILKEHFGEN; this is encoded by the coding sequence ATGATTGACAACCTTGACAAGCGCATCCTGGAAATCATGAAGAAGGATTCCCGCTGCCCGTACGTCGAGATCGCCGAGAAGCTCGGCGTTTCTGAGGGTACAGTGAGGAGCAGGGTCCACAAGATGACCGAGGACGGGATCATCCGCGGATTTACAATCAAGACCAGCTCGAAGAACGTCAAGGCCCTCGTCGAGATCATGATCGACGTCAACACCGACACCGAGGACATCGCCAAGGACCTGGCCAAGTACGAGGGGGTCACCGAGGTACTGGAGATCACCGGCGACCAGGACATCATCGCAATCGTCGACGTGGAGTCCCCCCAGAGCCTCAACGAGCTCATCGAGAAGGTCCGCAAGTACAAGAACGTCAAGAGCACCATGACCCGCCTCATCCTCAAGGAGCACTTCGGGGAGAACTGA
- a CDS encoding dihydrodipicolinate synthase has product MFSRSSDFRGTGTALVTPMKKDGSIDEEALRRLVDFQEENGVDMLLPCGSTGEAATLAREDHLKVISIVIDQAKRAKVVAGAGSNCTREAIDLTRNACDMGADAILSISPYYVKPTQEGIFQHYRAIAEASSKPIIVYNVPGRTGSNITAQTMLRMAEVDNILGVKEASGIMEQVQEILAGRPKDFVVLSGNDDMTFDMMCCGADGVFSVASNPLPKMVSDMVNHMKKGERDPARDLNQKLMPIFQSLFVESNPIPVKYVMAKLGYGEDVLRLPLTPLSAAGRAKLDPVLAQYGL; this is encoded by the coding sequence TTGTTCAGCCGCAGCAGCGATTTCAGGGGAACCGGTACCGCCCTGGTCACCCCGATGAAGAAGGACGGGAGCATAGACGAGGAGGCCCTCAGACGCCTCGTGGACTTCCAGGAGGAGAACGGAGTCGACATGCTCCTGCCCTGCGGATCCACCGGGGAGGCCGCCACCCTCGCAAGGGAGGACCACCTCAAGGTCATCAGCATCGTCATCGACCAGGCCAAGAGGGCCAAGGTCGTAGCCGGGGCCGGCAGCAACTGCACCCGCGAGGCCATCGACCTCACCAGGAACGCCTGCGACATGGGCGCGGACGCCATCCTTTCCATCTCGCCTTACTACGTCAAGCCCACCCAGGAGGGCATCTTCCAGCACTACAGGGCGATCGCCGAGGCTTCCTCGAAGCCCATCATCGTCTACAACGTGCCCGGAAGGACAGGTTCCAACATAACCGCCCAGACCATGCTCCGCATGGCCGAGGTCGACAACATCCTCGGCGTGAAGGAGGCCTCCGGGATCATGGAGCAGGTGCAGGAGATCCTCGCCGGCCGCCCCAAGGACTTCGTGGTCCTCTCCGGCAACGACGACATGACCTTCGACATGATGTGCTGCGGCGCGGACGGCGTGTTCTCCGTCGCATCCAACCCCCTGCCGAAGATGGTCAGCGACATGGTCAACCACATGAAGAAGGGAGAGAGGGACCCGGCAAGGGACCTCAACCAGAAGCTCATGCCGATCTTCCAGTCCCTGTTCGTGGAATCCAACCCCATCCCCGTGAAGTACGTGATGGCGAAGCTCGGGTACGGGGAGGACGTCCTGCGTCTCCCCCTCACCCCCCTGTCCGCCGCGGGAAGGGCGAAGCTGGACCCCGTGCTCGCGCAGTACGGGCTCTGA
- a CDS encoding aspartate kinase: MLTVMKFGGTSVGSPEAIERVANIVTGTEGQKAVVVSAMSGITNFLVGLCEDVPGKRNEVLKTFEQKHLDVAHALFDDRQFAEFMKEFAPRLEAFRNLLNDEKAMSDPYYRDNVTSQGERFSSLLLCHKLRSMGFESVALTSEDCGTRAVGKPLNGEADLTETERGMGVQVMPYVERNCIPVITGFYGCMADGRPLTFGRGGSDYAAAVVANALNADMLEIWTDVDGFMSADPRVVPAAVKIDEMTYAEASELAYFGAKVLHPRTIEPVRKKHIPLKVKNSFKPQEPGTLISQFRQPKNELLRSVAAKTDLSILTISSPEVAYRPDIVADILAKISENNDAIYSISTSLSTLAVLIHNNDVKATLKKLNELDDETVEKIDVTADVALICCVGDNLMTTCGVSGDIFSAVKEAKANVVMISEGSSEVSLNFVVPMGHAMNVIKCLHHRFVEESD; this comes from the coding sequence ATGCTCACAGTCATGAAGTTCGGAGGGACCAGCGTCGGTTCCCCCGAGGCCATCGAAAGGGTGGCGAACATAGTAACCGGCACCGAAGGACAGAAGGCGGTCGTAGTCTCCGCCATGTCCGGCATAACCAATTTCCTCGTCGGACTCTGCGAGGACGTCCCCGGGAAGAGGAACGAGGTCCTGAAGACCTTCGAGCAGAAGCACCTCGACGTGGCCCACGCCCTCTTCGACGACAGGCAGTTCGCCGAGTTCATGAAGGAGTTCGCCCCCAGGCTCGAGGCGTTCAGGAACCTCCTCAACGACGAGAAGGCCATGAGCGACCCCTACTACCGCGACAACGTCACCTCCCAGGGAGAGAGGTTCTCCTCCCTGCTGCTCTGCCACAAGCTCCGCTCCATGGGATTCGAGTCCGTGGCCCTCACCTCCGAGGACTGCGGCACCCGCGCCGTCGGGAAGCCCCTGAACGGTGAGGCGGACCTCACCGAGACCGAGAGGGGGATGGGCGTGCAGGTCATGCCCTACGTCGAGAGGAACTGCATCCCCGTCATCACCGGATTCTACGGCTGCATGGCCGACGGGCGCCCCCTGACCTTCGGAAGGGGAGGATCGGATTACGCGGCGGCGGTCGTGGCCAACGCCCTCAATGCCGACATGCTCGAGATCTGGACCGACGTCGACGGGTTCATGTCCGCCGACCCCAGGGTCGTCCCCGCCGCCGTCAAGATCGACGAGATGACCTACGCGGAGGCGTCCGAGCTCGCCTACTTCGGAGCGAAGGTCCTGCACCCCAGGACCATCGAGCCCGTCAGGAAGAAGCACATCCCCCTGAAGGTCAAGAACAGCTTCAAGCCCCAGGAGCCGGGGACCCTGATCTCGCAGTTCAGGCAGCCCAAGAACGAACTGCTCAGGAGCGTCGCTGCCAAGACCGACCTCTCGATCCTGACCATCAGCTCCCCCGAGGTCGCCTACCGCCCGGACATCGTCGCAGACATCCTGGCGAAGATCTCGGAGAACAACGATGCGATCTACTCCATCTCCACCTCCCTTTCCACCCTTGCCGTCCTCATCCACAACAACGACGTCAAGGCCACGCTGAAGAAGCTCAACGAGCTGGATGACGAGACCGTCGAGAAGATCGACGTCACCGCCGATGTGGCGCTGATCTGCTGCGTCGGCGACAACCTGATGACCACCTGCGGAGTGTCCGGAGACATCTTCTCCGCCGTCAAGGAGGCCAAGGCCAACGTCGTGATGATCTCCGAGGGTTCCTCCGAGGTCTCGCTGAACTTCGTCGTCCCCATGGGACACGCCATGAATGTGATCAAGTGCCTGCACCACAGGTTCGTAGAGGAGAGTGATTGA
- a CDS encoding diaminopimelate decarboxylase, producing the protein MRDFSSRDNVMLFGGMKVTEIAKEFGTPCYAVDEARIRENYHALYDAFSRYMPTEIHYACKANTNLAVLSILRQEGAGIDAVSIGEVMTCLKAGFSPSKIMYTGVNVSDEELKAVVESGVMINLDSVSEMERLARIKTGIPVSFRITPGIGSGHGEKVITGNKGAKFGIPKEKVVETYLRAIDLGLRPIGIHAHIGSGGQTVEPFIDEAMVLAELINQIEEACGIHLEFVDIGGGIGVPYKPNEDEMDVQEMASEVTDVFQQETDVDRIILEPGRYIVCDAVVLLTKCVDVKDAITKKYIGVDAGFNTLIRPAMYDSFHYIQNGSRFGKAATGRYDIAGPICETGDYLGHDRVMPETEEGDIIVVYNAGAYGFSMSSNYNSRPLCAEVLVCDGKAELIRERETVEEMWRHQKVPERLKQ; encoded by the coding sequence ATGAGGGATTTCAGCAGCCGGGACAACGTGATGCTGTTCGGCGGGATGAAGGTCACCGAGATCGCGAAGGAGTTCGGTACCCCCTGCTACGCGGTCGACGAGGCCAGGATCAGGGAGAACTACCACGCGCTGTACGACGCTTTCTCCAGATACATGCCCACCGAGATCCACTACGCCTGCAAGGCGAACACCAACCTCGCCGTCCTCAGCATCCTGAGGCAGGAGGGTGCGGGTATCGACGCGGTCTCCATAGGCGAGGTCATGACCTGCCTGAAGGCGGGATTCTCCCCCTCCAAGATCATGTACACCGGAGTGAACGTCTCCGACGAGGAGCTGAAGGCCGTCGTGGAGTCCGGGGTCATGATCAACCTCGACTCCGTGTCCGAAATGGAGCGTCTGGCACGTATCAAGACCGGCATCCCGGTCTCCTTCCGCATCACCCCCGGGATCGGTTCCGGGCACGGCGAGAAGGTCATCACCGGCAACAAGGGGGCCAAGTTCGGCATCCCCAAGGAGAAGGTCGTCGAGACCTACCTCAGGGCCATCGACCTCGGTCTCAGACCCATCGGCATCCACGCGCACATCGGTTCCGGCGGACAGACCGTGGAGCCCTTCATCGACGAGGCCATGGTCCTCGCCGAGCTCATCAACCAGATCGAGGAGGCCTGCGGCATCCACCTGGAATTCGTCGACATCGGCGGAGGAATCGGCGTGCCCTACAAGCCCAACGAGGACGAGATGGACGTCCAGGAAATGGCATCCGAGGTCACCGACGTCTTCCAGCAGGAGACCGACGTAGACAGGATCATCCTCGAGCCCGGCAGGTACATCGTCTGCGATGCGGTCGTCCTCCTGACCAAGTGCGTCGACGTGAAGGACGCCATCACCAAGAAGTACATCGGGGTCGACGCAGGGTTCAACACCCTCATCCGCCCGGCCATGTACGACTCCTTCCACTACATCCAGAACGGCAGCAGGTTCGGGAAGGCGGCTACCGGCAGGTACGACATCGCCGGACCCATCTGCGAGACCGGCGACTACCTCGGACACGACCGCGTCATGCCCGAGACCGAGGAAGGCGACATCATCGTCGTCTACAACGCCGGTGCATACGGATTCTCCATGTCCAGCAACTACAACTCCCGTCCGCTCTGCGCCGAGGTCCTAGTCTGCGACGGCAAGGCCGAGCTCATCCGCGAACGCGAGACCGTCGAGGAGATGTGGAGGCACCAGAAGGTCCCCGAGAGGCTGAAGCAATGA
- a CDS encoding diaminopimelate epimerase: protein MKFWKYHGIGNDFIVLDCISDPVPVDPAWCEQVCDRHFGIGADGVLYILPGEKGTDITMRIINADSSEAEMCGNGIRCVAKHAADTGLVSGDEFTIMTGRGVLKAKVRKDPEDDYVSFVQIDMGAPILDGRQVPVDFDGRFIDQPFECDGVKFRGNAVSMGNPHFITFSDISDEDVRRLGPQLEKHPFFPRKTNVEFARVKDGKIEITVYERGAAWTLACGTGACATTVAAALNKLVPFDEPIDVRLPGGWLKITADSKLRYVLMEGPAELVYTGETDYLR from the coding sequence ATGAAGTTCTGGAAGTACCACGGCATCGGCAACGACTTTATCGTGCTCGACTGCATCAGCGACCCCGTCCCCGTAGACCCCGCGTGGTGCGAGCAGGTCTGCGACCGCCACTTCGGCATCGGCGCGGACGGCGTCCTCTACATCCTGCCCGGCGAAAAGGGCACGGACATCACCATGAGGATCATCAACGCCGACAGCTCGGAGGCAGAGATGTGCGGCAACGGCATCCGCTGCGTCGCCAAGCACGCCGCGGACACCGGCCTGGTCTCCGGCGACGAGTTCACCATCATGACCGGCAGAGGGGTCCTGAAGGCCAAGGTCAGGAAGGATCCCGAGGACGATTACGTCTCCTTCGTGCAGATCGACATGGGTGCCCCCATCCTCGACGGGAGACAGGTGCCGGTCGACTTCGACGGACGGTTCATAGACCAGCCCTTCGAGTGCGACGGCGTGAAGTTCCGCGGCAACGCGGTCTCCATGGGCAACCCCCACTTCATCACATTCAGCGACATATCCGACGAGGACGTGAGGAGGCTCGGCCCCCAGCTGGAAAAGCATCCGTTCTTCCCCAGAAAGACGAACGTGGAGTTCGCCAGGGTGAAGGACGGGAAGATAGAGATCACAGTCTACGAGAGGGGGGCGGCATGGACGCTCGCCTGCGGGACCGGCGCATGCGCCACCACCGTGGCCGCGGCGCTCAACAAACTCGTTCCCTTCGACGAGCCCATCGACGTGAGGCTCCCAGGAGGATGGCTGAAGATTACGGCAGACAGCAAGCTCAGGTACGTCCTCATGGAGGGACCCGCCGAGCTCGTATACACCGGCGAAACCGATTATCTCAGGTGA
- a CDS encoding Aspartate/tyrosine/aromatic aminotransferase, which yields MAARFKQADRLQKLPPYLFVRLEKLAAEQRAKGVDMIDFGIGDPDLPCPGEIVRAMKKAADVNENQKYSSSQGEKDLRQAIAEYYRKKYNVKLNPDTEICVTIGSKEGIFNIAQAFVNDGEKIIAPSPGYPVYSGAAPIFNNAVCEKVALRKEKNWLLDVKDCPTDARLMYLCYPNNPTGATCDVDYIKNVYKWAKRNKTIMAFDNAYNELTFDGYRAPSALQAGKDCIEFCSFSKTFDMTGFRIGWAAGNEELIAGLTKCKGQIDSGAPIFIQKAAKFGLEMYNDDGTLPAAAQRNVDEFGERRKMLVEGLRDLGYECDMPKGTFYVWFDCGKDSGEFTQEMIRKGVIVTPGDGFGEAGAGYIRMAVTRSKDRIAEALRRMGKKND from the coding sequence ATGGCAGCGAGATTCAAACAGGCAGACAGGCTACAGAAGCTCCCCCCGTACCTCTTCGTGAGGCTGGAGAAGCTGGCGGCTGAACAGAGGGCGAAGGGAGTCGACATGATCGACTTCGGTATCGGAGACCCCGACCTCCCCTGTCCCGGGGAGATCGTCCGCGCGATGAAGAAGGCGGCGGACGTCAACGAGAACCAGAAGTACTCCTCCTCCCAGGGCGAGAAGGACCTCAGGCAGGCCATCGCGGAGTACTACAGGAAGAAGTACAACGTGAAGCTCAACCCCGACACCGAGATCTGCGTGACCATCGGTTCCAAGGAGGGGATCTTCAACATCGCCCAGGCGTTCGTCAACGACGGCGAGAAGATCATCGCGCCCAGCCCCGGATACCCCGTGTACTCCGGTGCCGCACCCATCTTCAACAACGCGGTCTGCGAGAAGGTCGCACTGAGGAAGGAGAAGAACTGGCTCCTGGACGTCAAGGACTGCCCCACCGATGCCAGGCTCATGTATCTCTGCTACCCCAACAACCCCACGGGGGCAACCTGCGACGTGGACTACATCAAGAACGTCTACAAGTGGGCGAAGAGGAACAAGACCATCATGGCCTTCGACAACGCCTACAACGAGCTCACCTTCGACGGGTACAGGGCGCCCTCCGCCCTCCAGGCCGGAAAGGACTGCATCGAGTTCTGCTCGTTCTCCAAGACCTTCGACATGACCGGGTTCAGGATCGGATGGGCCGCCGGGAACGAGGAACTCATCGCCGGACTGACCAAGTGCAAGGGACAGATCGACTCCGGTGCCCCGATCTTCATCCAGAAGGCCGCCAAGTTCGGTCTCGAGATGTACAACGACGACGGGACCCTGCCCGCAGCGGCCCAGAGGAACGTCGACGAGTTCGGAGAGAGGAGGAAGATGCTTGTCGAGGGACTCAGGGACCTCGGTTACGAGTGCGACATGCCCAAGGGAACCTTCTACGTCTGGTTCGACTGCGGGAAGGACTCCGGAGAGTTCACCCAGGAGATGATCCGGAAGGGGGTCATCGTCACTCCCGGAGACGGATTCGGCGAGGCCGGTGCAGGCTACATCAGGATGGCCGTCACCCGTTCCAAGGACAGGATTGCCGAGGCCCTCAGAAGAATGGGCAAGAAGAACGACTGA
- a CDS encoding 3-phosphoglycerate kinase: protein MDTFNTLGDLNYKGRRVLLRVDINCPMDKKTLKIINDVRIRAVVPTIRELMGKEAKLVILAHQSRKGKWDFTDLSQHAALLSRNLNAPVKYVDDVIGDEAKKAIQELKDGEVLLLGNVRAIDSESESKPMEEHAKGEIVSNLAPLFDFYVCDAFGAAHRSQASLVGFEAVLPSAAGRLMSKEIYALRTIFNEPRRPSVFILGGAKFDDVPYMIDRVLGNGTADQVIIVGLAGNAFLAARGRDIGEASRAPLKEDLTEENFRNAQEIMEKYSEKIILPVDVAVEGPNGERVSVNIGDMAKAGAAIDIGNKSIERFVKVIRGSRTSFMSGPAGMFEKPGFDVGTRSLMEAMVESKGLTVLGGGHTSAAAEKFDLADSMSYLSTGGGALETFLLQEPLPVVVALEHSKQKFGTGQ from the coding sequence ATGGACACTTTCAACACCCTAGGCGATCTCAACTACAAGGGCAGGAGGGTCCTCCTCAGGGTGGACATCAACTGCCCCATGGATAAGAAGACGCTGAAGATCATCAACGACGTCAGGATCCGTGCGGTTGTCCCCACCATCAGGGAGCTGATGGGGAAGGAGGCCAAACTGGTCATCCTGGCACACCAGTCCAGGAAGGGCAAGTGGGACTTCACCGACCTGTCCCAGCACGCCGCCCTCCTCAGCAGGAACCTCAACGCCCCCGTCAAGTACGTCGACGACGTTATCGGGGACGAGGCGAAGAAGGCAATCCAGGAGCTGAAGGACGGGGAGGTGCTCCTCCTCGGGAATGTCCGTGCGATCGACTCCGAGAGCGAGTCCAAGCCCATGGAGGAGCATGCGAAGGGGGAGATCGTCTCCAACCTCGCACCCCTTTTCGACTTCTACGTGTGCGACGCATTCGGCGCAGCCCACCGTTCCCAGGCATCCCTCGTTGGATTCGAGGCAGTCCTGCCCTCCGCGGCCGGACGTCTGATGTCCAAGGAGATCTACGCCCTCAGGACCATATTCAACGAGCCCAGGCGCCCCTCCGTCTTCATCCTCGGAGGAGCAAAGTTCGACGACGTCCCCTACATGATCGACAGGGTGCTCGGAAACGGCACCGCCGACCAGGTCATCATCGTCGGTCTCGCCGGCAACGCGTTCCTCGCCGCAAGGGGGAGGGACATCGGGGAGGCCTCCCGCGCACCGCTGAAGGAGGACCTCACCGAGGAGAACTTCCGCAACGCCCAGGAGATCATGGAGAAGTACAGCGAGAAGATCATCCTGCCAGTGGACGTGGCCGTCGAGGGCCCCAACGGAGAGAGGGTCAGCGTCAACATCGGAGACATGGCCAAGGCCGGAGCCGCCATCGACATCGGGAACAAGTCCATCGAGAGGTTCGTCAAGGTCATCCGCGGATCCCGCACCTCGTTCATGTCCGGTCCCGCCGGAATGTTCGAGAAGCCCGGGTTCGACGTCGGGACCAGGTCCCTCATGGAGGCCATGGTCGAGTCCAAGGGACTCACCGTCCTGGGAGGAGGACACACATCCGCCGCCGCGGAGAAGTTCGACCTCGCGGACTCCATGTCCTATCTCAGCACCGGAGGAGGGGCCCTCGAGACCTTCCTCCTGCAGGAGCCTCTGCCCGTGGTCGTCGCCCTCGAGCACTCGAAGCAGAAGTTCGGCACCGGACAGTGA
- a CDS encoding glyceraldehyde-3-phosphate dehydrogenase, producing the protein MAKIKVGINGYGTIGKRVATAVSLQDDMEVIGVTKTRPTYEAKTAAEAGYPIYVPAESIPAFEKAGLKVAGTVDDLLGKADIIVDCTPGDIGPEYKAKYEKAGIKAIFQGGEEHGLTGISFNSTANYKDSWGAPYSRVVSCNTTGLLRTLAPLDKEFKIKNAYVTIVRRAADPGDSKNGPINALEPSVSLPTHHGVDVKSVMPWLDITTMAIKVPTTLMHIQTVVVKFDREISTEEVLRVFEGCHRVRLVSSKDGIKSTAQIMELARELGRSRSDMYEIVIWKDGVKVVGDTLYYYQAVHQESDVVPENVDCIRAMCKLMEKEESIAKTNKAMNINQ; encoded by the coding sequence ATGGCTAAGATCAAGGTCGGAATCAACGGTTACGGAACCATCGGAAAGAGAGTGGCGACCGCCGTCAGCCTCCAGGACGACATGGAGGTTATCGGTGTCACCAAGACCCGCCCCACCTACGAGGCGAAGACCGCGGCGGAGGCGGGATACCCCATCTACGTCCCCGCGGAAAGCATTCCCGCCTTCGAGAAGGCGGGACTCAAGGTCGCCGGAACCGTGGACGACCTCCTCGGAAAGGCCGACATCATCGTCGACTGCACCCCCGGGGACATCGGACCCGAGTACAAGGCGAAGTACGAGAAGGCCGGGATCAAGGCCATCTTCCAGGGAGGGGAGGAGCACGGGCTCACCGGCATCTCCTTCAACTCCACCGCCAACTACAAGGACTCCTGGGGGGCGCCCTACTCCCGCGTCGTGAGCTGCAACACCACTGGTCTCCTTAGGACCCTGGCCCCCCTCGACAAGGAGTTCAAGATCAAGAACGCCTACGTCACCATCGTCAGGCGCGCCGCCGACCCCGGAGATTCCAAGAACGGACCCATCAACGCGCTCGAGCCCTCGGTCTCCCTGCCCACCCACCACGGGGTGGACGTGAAGAGCGTCATGCCCTGGCTCGACATCACCACCATGGCGATCAAGGTCCCCACCACCCTCATGCACATCCAGACCGTCGTCGTCAAGTTCGACAGGGAGATCTCCACCGAGGAGGTCCTCAGGGTCTTCGAGGGATGTCACCGCGTCAGGCTGGTCAGCTCCAAGGACGGGATCAAGAGCACCGCCCAGATCATGGAGCTCGCCCGCGAGCTCGGACGCTCCCGCTCCGACATGTACGAGATCGTCATCTGGAAGGACGGCGTCAAGGTCGTCGGAGACACCCTCTACTACTACCAGGCGGTCCACCAGGAGTCCGATGTCGTCCCCGAGAACGTGGACTGCATCCGCGCCATGTGCAAGCTCATGGAGAAGGAAGAGTCCATCGCCAAGACCAACAAGGCGATGAACATCAACCAGTGA